The Proteus vulgaris genome has a segment encoding these proteins:
- the yohJ gene encoding Putative effector of murein hydrolase LrgA produces the protein MKSKRARLQITLWHYLRSFLVLYLCLFAGNLISALLPFAVPGSIVGLLILFGLLAFQLIPLRWVKPGANILLKNMSLLFIPIGVAVMNYYDLLSQQLFPIVLSCVVSTFGVMALVAYCSHYVHRERVIVGSKPDLVEDVIETKEKDDDKALSEKKKC, from the coding sequence ATGAAATCTAAACGGGCACGATTGCAGATTACACTTTGGCATTATCTACGATCTTTTTTGGTTCTTTATCTTTGTCTTTTTGCAGGTAATCTTATTTCCGCCCTTCTACCCTTTGCGGTTCCTGGTAGTATTGTTGGCTTACTCATCCTTTTTGGTTTACTTGCTTTCCAACTTATTCCTTTACGTTGGGTCAAACCTGGCGCCAATATACTGTTAAAAAATATGTCATTGCTCTTTATCCCTATCGGGGTAGCCGTAATGAATTATTATGATTTATTAAGCCAGCAACTTTTCCCTATCGTTTTATCCTGTGTAGTCAGTACTTTTGGGGTTATGGCACTGGTTGCTTACTGTTCACATTATGTCCATCGTGAGCGTGTTATCGTGGGTTCAAAACCAGACTTAGTGGAAGATGTTATTGAAACAAAAGAAAAAGATGATGATAAAGCATTAAGTGAGAAGAAAAAATGTTAG
- the yohK gene encoding Inner membrane protein yohK produces MLVLMNIWWSLPLTIIIFYLSRKLAARYKLPILNPLLIGIAVIIPILLITHTPYEHYFAGSRILNDLLQPAVVALAIPLYQQLHQIRAQWKSLISICFIGSVAAMVSGTAIALWAGATPEIAASVLPKSVTTPIAMAVADSIGGIPAISAACVIAVGILGAIFGHTLFKILRIPTHASRGLAMGTVSHAVGTARAAEVDYIEGAYSSLALMTCGIITSLTAPFIFPIILHLYS; encoded by the coding sequence ATGTTAGTGTTAATGAATATTTGGTGGTCACTTCCTTTAACCATAATTATCTTTTATTTATCACGTAAGCTTGCTGCTCGTTATAAATTACCTATATTGAACCCTTTACTTATTGGTATTGCGGTTATTATTCCTATCTTGTTAATTACACATACGCCATACGAACACTATTTCGCGGGTAGTCGTATTTTAAATGATTTATTACAACCTGCCGTTGTGGCTTTAGCTATCCCGCTTTATCAGCAATTACACCAAATTCGCGCACAGTGGAAGTCACTGATAAGCATTTGCTTTATTGGTAGTGTTGCTGCAATGGTCAGTGGTACTGCGATTGCCTTATGGGCAGGAGCAACACCTGAAATTGCCGCATCAGTCTTACCTAAATCGGTCACAACCCCTATCGCAATGGCTGTCGCAGACTCTATAGGTGGTATTCCTGCAATCAGTGCTGCATGTGTTATTGCAGTAGGTATTTTAGGTGCCATTTTTGGTCACACTCTATTCAAGATATTGCGTATTCCCACTCACGCCTCTCGTGGTTTAGCAATGGGAACCGTTTCTCACGCAGTCGGAACAGCAAGAGCCGCAGAAGTGGATTATATCGAAGGTGCTTACAGTTCATTGGCATTAATGACCTGTGGGATTATTACATCCCTTACTGCGCCATTTATCTTCCCTATTATTTTGCATCTTTATAGTTGA
- the cdd gene encoding cytidine deaminase, with the protein MHTRFQAVWSDLSPQLQQALAPYLEQDEFPAMFTAEQVNAIKTQLQCNDDALALALLPVAAACAVAPISNFKVGAVARGESGNLYFGANMEFAGAPLQQTVHAEQSAVTHAWLRGESRLISITVNYTPCGHCRQFMNELNSGTHIQIQLPGRKLATLGDYLPDSFGPKDLNITSLLMDKVNHDYKIDNPSELAQQALQATNRSHAPYSESHSGIAVQMKNGKIFQGSYAENAAFNPSLPPLQAALILLNMAGESVMDIESAVLIEKAETILTQWDATQATLTALGCRQMQRITL; encoded by the coding sequence ATGCATACTCGTTTTCAGGCAGTTTGGTCAGATTTATCCCCTCAGTTACAACAAGCACTTGCTCCTTATCTTGAGCAGGATGAATTTCCTGCAATGTTTACGGCAGAGCAGGTCAACGCCATAAAAACACAGTTACAATGTAATGATGATGCCTTAGCCCTAGCACTTTTACCGGTTGCTGCTGCTTGTGCTGTTGCACCCATCTCTAATTTTAAAGTCGGTGCAGTTGCGCGTGGTGAAAGTGGTAATCTCTACTTCGGTGCCAATATGGAATTCGCTGGTGCACCACTACAACAAACCGTCCATGCTGAACAAAGTGCGGTAACTCACGCATGGTTACGTGGCGAATCTCGCTTAATCTCAATCACTGTTAACTATACACCTTGTGGTCATTGTCGCCAGTTTATGAATGAGCTCAACAGTGGCACTCACATTCAAATTCAATTACCAGGTAGAAAATTGGCAACATTGGGAGATTATTTACCCGATAGCTTTGGTCCAAAAGATCTCAATATTACTTCACTATTGATGGATAAAGTTAATCACGACTACAAAATTGATAATCCTAGTGAATTAGCGCAACAAGCGCTACAAGCCACTAATCGTAGCCATGCGCCTTATAGCGAGTCGCATAGTGGTATTGCCGTTCAAATGAAAAATGGCAAAATTTTCCAAGGTAGTTACGCAGAAAATGCTGCATTCAATCCAAGTTTACCGCCATTACAAGCAGCTTTAATTTTGTTAAATATGGCAGGTGAGAGTGTGATGGATATTGAATCGGCTGTCTTAATCGAAAAAGCAGAGACAATTTTAACGCAATGGGATGCAACACAAGCAACATTAACTGCTTTAGGTTGTCGCCAAATGCAACGCATCACTTTGTAA